The window AGCTACCATGATGGTAGCTGTTTTTTTTGAAAGCTCATGAATAGAACGTTTGGACTAGAAAACGAGAACAGTGCGATCAGTAACGAGGGACGATTGAAGAGCTGTAAACCTCATCTTCAATAGCTTCTACTATATTGTCCGCGTCTTGATTCAGTTGTTCGTATGTTGACTCATCGAAACGGTACAACACGGTAAGTTCTGCTTCCGAAGCAATAGGCACATCAAAGTTTTTGGCAACCATTGCCCAGACGTATGCTTTTTCCATATGACCAAGGCTGTGGTTGATACTCGCCATCGATTTGAAGATCTCGGTGTTGACCTTCGAACCATTAGAAAGCGTTAACGCATTGTTGAGTAGCTTAAGCGTCTTTTCATGGTCACGGGTGGTATAAAAAGTGGCTAGCGCATATTGCATCTCTGCTGTGTTTAATGCTTCTGTCCCTTCTAACTGCAGGAAACTGCGTCTTGCGTTGGTATCCCCAGTTTGTGACCACATAAAATAAAGCGTTTCCGGGGTATTTGATCGCGAGAGTTCATCAACAATACGTTCAGACTCTTCGATACTATTCATTAAGGAGGTGAAGCGACGTTCTTGAAGTTTGGATTGATCAATCGTTTCGATCTGTGCAGCAAGCTCTAGACACTTTTTGTAAGCAGAGACTAATTCGAATTCTTTAATCTTATTGGTATCGCTGGGGGTTTCTTTTGCTTCAAATCGATGCCAGACGAGGTCGGTACGTGTGACACGGCACTGTCCGTCGTTCATATTTAATTTTTCACACTGAAGCCACGGGTTGCTTTCGCACAATTGAGCGGTATTTTTGTTCCCGTCAAAGCACCCAACCAGAGTGAAAGGCAATAGGCTTAGTACCAACCATTTCATAATTTTCATATTCCTTCACTTGTGATCAAATACACTTATTTTCAGTCAGGTTCTTGACTCAATTCTGATACGGGTTATTTTCTGGTGAAAATTGTTAAAACTAAGGCCTTACCATGGATGCAGAACAACTTCTTAGCGCAATGACCCCCGAGGTCTACGAACGTTTAAACTACGCAGTTGAAACGGGGAAATGGCCAGAAGGTACGGCACTCTCTAAAGAACAGCGCGACTCGTGTATGCAGGCGGTTATGTTGTATCAATCGAAACATAACTCTGAAGCTCAACATATGACAATTGCAGCCGGCGGAGAAATTAGCTTTAAATCAAAGTCTGAACTAAAGAAGCAGTTTAAGTCCGACCAAGAAGATATTGTTAGAGTTAATCCTAATCATTAGACTTAAATTACAACAAAGGGGTGGCACTATGCCACCCCTTTTTTACTGTTAAGCTGTTTATTTATAAACAATAATACGATTTAGTTCAGGTTTACGTGAGGGGCTTGATTAACGGTAAGCCCTCGGCTAAACGAATCGCTGGATTAGCTTATAAGCTCATCTCACCGCGTAACACTTGTTGCATTTGAGCCTTCACTTCTTCGTAGCTTAAATCTTGGCTCAATAGATAATGTAATTTCGCCAGTGCCGCTTCTGGTGTCATATCGTAACCACTGATAACGCCCGATTCTGCTAGTGCACAACCCGTCGCGTAACCACCCATGTTGACTTTGCCTGCCAAACACTGGGTTAGGTTCACTACAATCACACCTCGTTCTGAGGCATCTTTTAAGTGTTGAAGTAGTTCTTGATTTTGCGGTGCGTTACCAACACCAAAAGTAAGCAGAATCATTGCATTTACAGGCTGTAGTAGCGTGTTGCGAATCACCTCATGCGAGATTCCTGGGTACATTGTAATTACACCGATGGGTTGTGGAGTAATGTTATGAACCTTAAAAGCACCTTCAGGTTGTTCGTTTACCTTAACGTTATTGCTGATCTGGATATTGATACCCGCTTCTAGCAATGGAGTTAGGTTTGGAGAGGTAAACGCATTGAAGCCATCTGCGTGTGATTTTGTGCT is drawn from Vibrio sp. SNU_ST1 and contains these coding sequences:
- the ansA gene encoding asparaginase, yielding MERKHIYIAYTGGTIGMQKSLDHGYVPVAGFMDKQLTGMPEFHRPEMPEYTIHEYSPLMDSSDMTPLDWQTIADDIRANYDKYDGFVILHGTDTMAYTASALSFMLENLGKPVIVTGSQIPLAELRSDGQANLLNALHIAANYPINEVTLFFNNKLMRGNRSTKSHADGFNAFTSPNLTPLLEAGINIQISNNVKVNEQPEGAFKVHNITPQPIGVITMYPGISHEVIRNTLLQPVNAMILLTFGVGNAPQNQELLQHLKDASERGVIVVNLTQCLAGKVNMGGYATGCALAESGVISGYDMTPEAALAKLHYLLSQDLSYEEVKAQMQQVLRGEMSL
- a CDS encoding DUF2989 domain-containing protein — encoded protein: MKWLVLSLLPFTLVGCFDGNKNTAQLCESNPWLQCEKLNMNDGQCRVTRTDLVWHRFEAKETPSDTNKIKEFELVSAYKKCLELAAQIETIDQSKLQERRFTSLMNSIEESERIVDELSRSNTPETLYFMWSQTGDTNARRSFLQLEGTEALNTAEMQYALATFYTTRDHEKTLKLLNNALTLSNGSKVNTEIFKSMASINHSLGHMEKAYVWAMVAKNFDVPIASEAELTVLYRFDESTYEQLNQDADNIVEAIEDEVYSSSIVPRY
- a CDS encoding YeaC family protein; the encoded protein is MDAEQLLSAMTPEVYERLNYAVETGKWPEGTALSKEQRDSCMQAVMLYQSKHNSEAQHMTIAAGGEISFKSKSELKKQFKSDQEDIVRVNPNH